TGATAAAAAATATAACTGAGTGTCTTCTAATGTGTCTGTTTGCTTTCCATAACAGGCGTTGTGTCAGAAAGTAGTGCTACGTAGATGATTTCCGGAAGTTTCTGCAGAAGAGCATACTGTTTCTGCAGACCAAAGGTAGGCATTCCCCTTTATTAAAATACTAAATTGTCTTTTATTTTTTATGGATTCTGGTGTACATTTCAAGCCACTCAGCCATTTAGGAACAGTTTATAAAAGATATTTTTGTCTTTTATTTTGAAATCAGCGTATCTTTGTAAGTATAAACGTAAAAGATGTTTTCAAAAACATGTGAATATGCCATTCGTGCTATGATATTTATTGCGCAGAAATCGAAAGATGGCAGTAAGATAGGTATCAAGGAAATTGCAAAGGGGATTGATTCTCCGGAGTATTTCATTGCCAAGATCCTGCAGGAGCTTGGCAGGAAGGGCGTAGTGCAGTCACTCAAAGGGCCTACCGGAGGATTCTACCTGGATAACAGCGCCCGTAAAACATCACTCGCCACTATTGTGAAAGCCGTAGATGGTGACAGTATTTTCTCCGGCTGTGGTCTCGGATTAAAACAATGCTCCGATAAGTATCCCTGTCCGCTTCACCATGAGTTTACAAAGATCAGAAAGGATATAACCAACGTACTGAATAAGACCAGGGTCGGTGATCTCCAGGAAGAGCTTGACCAGCGACTCACTTTCCTTCGCAGAGATTGATTTGAACAAGTATAGGATAACCGTATTTAACTATGGAATAATAAAAGATAAAAAGGTATTAAATAAATAAGATACCGCTATATACTACACCTCGTTTTCACACACTTTTAAAAACATAAAGATGAATACAACACATACACCGGAAGTAACCGGCGGACTGACTGTGGGCGCCATTGCCGCAGGTGATTACCGCAAAGCCGCCATCTTCGGGAAATATAATATTGACTTTTGCTGTGGTGGTAACATTACGCTGGAAGAAGCTGCTACACAGGCTGGCATTACAACTGCCGACCTGATCGCGGAGCTGGATGCAGTTACACAAAGTAGTGCCTTACCTGCTGAGAAAGACTTCATAAATCAGGAAGTGGATACACTCATCCGGCATATTGTGCTGACACATGGAGAATAATATCTTATTTCCAAAAGCAATAGCGTTGGGCAATTAAGCATTCGGAGTTGGGAATTGCGACTTAACGCACCTTCCCTGCCATAACAGTTTTGTCTAATAAAGAATCTTTACATAAGCTTCTTCGAGGTACGTGAAATAAAAAGGCGCTACAATTATGCAGCGCCTCTTGTGTAAGATCTTTAGACCAATGATGAGGAAGACATGTAATTCAGGGAAAACATTTACAGACAAAAATCCCCAATTACTAATTCGGTTCCTGATTCTTAACTTCCCATTCCTAATTCCGGATTCTTCTCCATCGCCTTCTCTACTCTTTCTTCTACAGCGGTTTCTATTGTGTATTCAAACACCTTCTGCTGTTTGTATTCCACGAAACCTGTCTTCAGGTAAAAAGCATGCGCGCCATCCCTGATCACATTACTGCGTACCCGCAGTTTTTCAATGTTCCTTTCTGCAGACCACTTCTTAGCTTTCTCCACTAGTAATCTACCAATACCTTTTCCATGAGCATTACGGGATACAACCAGTCCGCCGATTTCACAAAACGGCCCTGATTCGAGACGAATGGTATAGAGTACATGAATCCATCCTAACACGGTCTCGCCGTTAACTGCGACATAGGCTACATCACAGATACTTTTGTCGATAGCCTGGATGTAAGTGATGGTGTCTTTAACTGATGTGGGGTAACCTAGTTCTGCTGATAAAGCTGATACCTGCGTAGCATCTTTTACAGATACGTGCCGGACATAAATCGCACCGTTCATTTACTGCTTATTTATCTTAAATAATTTTTCAATATAATTGAATGGAATAAAAGTAATCATTTTCATGCTTGGCATGGCATATTTCTTGGTGTTATTTATGGCAAAAATAGTGCTATGGAAACAACACATGAAATTAAAATTATCCCTGTAGATTACAATTCGGCGGAAATGCCTGATGCTGTTACAAAATATAAACCTATCCTGGTGAAGGACGGCGATGACTACTGCTGTTTCCTCGGCGAAAGACCCGAGTATGGCGTGTATGGCTGGGGTAACACTCCTGAGCTGGCCATCATGCACTGGAACCAGAAGTACCTGCAAAAAACCGTTGAGGGCGCATTATTTTCTACTAAGAAACCCTTACCGGAAGAGATACATAATACAGATATCGTGAAAGGCTACCTGTACCGTAGAGTGTCCAATTAATGCAACATGCCGTAGAAAAAAACGTATCTTGCATAAAGGTAATTTTTCATATGGCTACAATCACAATATTAAGGCAACTCTTCAACCGGGATCTGATTAAGCTCAAATCTGAAATTTCCTTATATCAACAGGAAACTGCTATCTGGAAAACCGACGCCAACATTGCCAACTCAGCAGGAAATCTCTGCCTGCATCTCGTAGGAAATCTGAATACTTATATCGGTGCGCAATTAGGCATGTCTGGATATATACGCGACCGGGAAGCGGAATTTTCCGTGAAAGATGTACCGCGCTCCGAACTGCTGCAAAAAATAGCGGACACAATTACAATTGTTGACCACACCCTGGCGGGACTTACAGCTACACAGCTGGAAGAGGAATACCCTATTGTGGTATTTGACGGAAAGACCACTACAGGATATATGCTGATGCACCTGGCGACGCACCTGGCATATCATCTCGGCCAGATCAATTATCACAGAAGACTGCTGGACACAGGTAAGTAAAAAGAGAATTATAAATTCATACGGAATAGTTAATAATTAGTATTTTGCTGTGAAGACAGGATTGTCATGCACTCATCTGCCTTTACAACAAAATATTATTTGTTAATCACGCTATGAATTATGTTCCCTTATGCTAATGAAATTTTCATCAGGTATTTTATTATTTACGCTCAGCTTCCTTTACTCTTCCGCGCAACAAACGCCCTCCCCCTCTTCATTAAGAGTCGATCTTTTACTACATGCGGATCGTGTGTATGACCAGGGATTACTCACTGATCTCTCTTTGGAACAGGCGAGGCTATCAGGTGGGAAACTACAGTTTTGTCAGGTCAATAGCCGCTTTCCTGTATTCTCGTGGGTCATTTCTGCGAAATATCAGTCCGCCTGTCAGGTACTGGTGGCCAGCCGGCCACAGCTACTAACAAATGACGTTGCTGATATATGGAACTCAGGGCGCATAGAAAGCGACAGGAACATTGGACTGACATATCGTGGTACACCATTACAACCTGCTACTGTCTATTACTGGAAAACGCGTTACTGGGATAATACCGGTAAAGCCAGTGCCTATTCAGACATACGATCATTTTGCACGGGCGCACAACTGGAAGATGCAGCACTTCCCTCATTTGTATTGAGAAAAACACATCAGGTACCGACGTTCGTCAAACAGGTTGATACCAGTACATTGTATGATTTTGGTAAAGACGGCTTCGGTCAGATAAAACTGTCTGTCAATGCTCCACATACAAATGACACACTAATCATCCACCTGGGTGAAGCACTTACACCCGACGGACATATTAACAGAACCCCTCCGGGCACAGTACGTTACCGGATGATCAAATTACCACTCCGTCAGGGCTTACATAGCTATCAGCCAGCAATACCATCAGACAAAAGAAATACAGAAAAGAATGCCATCCTGATGCCTGCGGATATCGGAGAGGTACTCCCTTTTCGATATGCGGAGATAACAACAGCAAAAGATCGCTATACGACAGACAGTGTATCGCGTTATCTTGTCACCAGTGATTTCGATGAAGAGGCCAGCACGTTTACGTGTTCAGACAGTAGTCTCAATACGCTCTGGGATCTGTGTAAATACACGGTTAAAGCAACTTCCTTCACCGGCTATTATGTGGATGGCGACCGGGAACGTATTCCCTATGAGGCAGATGCACTGATCAACCAGCTGTCTCATTATGCGACAGATGCGGAATTTGTGATGAATAAGAGAACACTGGATTACCTGATCTATCATCCTACCTGGCCCACAGAATGGTCTTTACAGAATGTGCTGATTGCATGGTATGACTACCTGTATTCCGGCGACCTCCAGCTGGTGAGGAAATTATATCCTGCACTCAAAGCAAAATTGCTGAGTGACCTGGCGAGAGAAGATGGATTGATCAGTACCCGTACCGGCAAACAGACACCTCAATTCCTCGCAGCTATTCACTACACACCATTCAATGCCAATCCACACCTGAAAGATATTGTGGACTGGCCGCCACCGGGTTTCGGAGGACCAGCGGTTGCAGGAGAAACAGATGGTTTTGTCTTCTCAGATTATAATGCGGTAGTGAATGCGTATTATTATGCAGCACTGGAAGCGATGGCTAAATTAGCCAAAGCACTGGGACATGTGACGGAGGCGAATTACTACAGTATTGAAGCCGCCAGAGTACATAAAGCGTTTCAGTATGCGTTCTTTGATGCACAGACGAACCTGGTGAGAGATGGAGAACTCATTCCGCACAGTTCACTGCACGCTAATTTCTTTGCGCTCGCATTTGGATTAGTGCCGAAAGAGAAAGTTGCCCCTGTCCTGGCTTTCATACATTCGCGTGGCATGGCATGCAGCGTATATGGCGCCCAGTTCCTGCTGGATGGACTGAGCAGCTGTGATGACGCCGTGTATGCACAACAGCTGTTAACATCTACAGAAAAAAGAAGCTGGCTGAATATGCTCCGTGAAGGTGCTACCATGACCATGGAAGCCTGGGGACAATCCTATAAACCCAATCAGGACTGGAATCATGCATGGGGTACAGCACCAGCAAACTATATAGTCAGACATCTTGCAGGTATACAGCCATTGACAGCAGGATATGCGACGGTGCTGATCAGACCACAGCCTGGCGCTGTTGCACAGGTCAGCATGAAACAGCGCACTATCCGGGGAGACATTGAGGTGAGGTTTGAAAATCAAACAGGGCATTTCATATTGCAGCTTACATTGCCGGGCAATACGAACGGACGTGTGTGTTTACCATTCAATTCAGCGGATGCGCAGGTGAAGATGGATGGAAAAATAATAAAAGCAGTATACAAGGAAGGATACTACCAGATAGATAATGTATCTGCGGGACAACATCTATTCGACGTGCATACAAACCCCCAATAACAGGAACTACCAGAAAAGGGACGAACGATAAAACGCGCGTGGTGTTTTTCCGGTAAACGCCCGGAAGTCTTTGATGAAATGGGACTGATCGAAATACCCGGCATTATACGCCACTTCCGTTAATGTGGTGTCATCTGCTTTTGTGATGACGGATCTTAATCTGACGATAGAGGAGAACTGTTTCGGAGAAGCACCAGTGATCTTCCTGAATCTTTTTTCAAAAGCATCCTGGCTGATGTGCAATCCGTCCAGTAACTCCTTTATTCTGAGATGGCCATCATGTGCAGTGATCCGCTGTATAGCTGTCTGTACCAGCATGTCAGGCTGTGACTGCCGCCATAATCTGAGCAGGAACTGTTGCATCAGATCAACCTGTGTGGCACGATCGGCGGCTTCCATTAACTGCTCACGGATATCTGCTAAAGCCTGGCGGCCAATGAAATGATCCAGCGATACAGAGGCACCGAACAGTTCATGCATAGGCATCCTGAAAAAGGCGGCGGCGCCGGCAGAACGGAATACTACCAGCAGATTAGCGGTGTTGCCAGCATAGTACAAAGAGCGGGCAGTCTTCCGGAGACCTCCCAATACAGCAGGAGCCAATACACCATCATCACTGGCGTTCACAGCTCCTTTCAGACGAAAGGCCATTACCAGCGAAGTGTCGGGTAATACGTCATTCCTTACCTCATATTCGCTCTCTATGATCAAGAAAGAGCGGATAAAGGGGCGTAGGGTAATGACTGGTATATATTCCCGGATCTGCATAGGATACTAATTAATGCTTTTTTCTTTACATCGGGTGATCAACGACCTATTCCGTCCCTCCCGCCACAATCATAACACTATGAACAGACAGGGCGAACAAACCAGTTAATCTATTGACTTCCAACTTACTAATCTATTGAGTATCACGGTAACAGTAAAATCTGTACTTCACATACTTTGACGCATTCATGACGGAACGACACTACGGAAAGAGACGAATCAATGAAGGGAATATTTTATCCGGACATAATTATTTACTTTACCCGGGGGAATCACTATTTTTGCGGCGCTTTATGAAGATATATACAACACTGCAAAGAGGACGATATCATCCGATCAATTGTGAGGATTATCTTTTCTACGACAACATTAACCCACATACGTTTGTTGCCGCAGTGATGGATGGCAGTACAATGGGTAGAGACAGCCATCTCATTTCAACACTGACCGGCAAATTGTTAAGAAAGATCGTAAAAGCGAAAAGCTATGCGGACTTGCGTTCGCTTGTCAATGTATCTGCGGAAGAACACCTGGCCGATATTGCCCGTCAGTTGTTCCAGGAACTGAATATCATCAGGAATCAGGTACAACTGGAACGGTATGAACTGATGACCACCCTTATTCTGCTGGTATATGACCAGAAGATAGACAAGGCAGTACTCCTAATTGTCGGCGATGGCGCTATCTGTATTAACGGCAATATCAGCATCTTCGATCAGGACAATAAGCCGGATTATATCGGTTATCACCTGGCCGAACATTTCGACAGCTGGTATCAGCGTCAGTATCGTCTCACATTCCAGCATATCAGGGATATTAGTATCTCCACTGATGGTGTAGCATCCTTTACCCCGATTAAACCGGTTGTGGCGGAGTTAGATCCCATCCGGTTCCTGCTCGTAGATCAGGAAAAGTCAGAGACGGATGAAATGCTGAATATGAAATGTAAAGCGCTGGAACACCAATTCAATATGCGGGCCACTGATGATGTAGCGATCGTCCGGTTTATCCGCTAAGAGCGGCGGCAGGAAGCTTTTACGTACATTAATACCCCAATACCTATATCATGGAAGCAATTATTTTCTGTGGGATACAGGCTACCGGAAAAACCGGGTTCTACGTTGCCCACTTTCTTCAAACGCATGTCAGAATATCGCTTGATCTACTGAAAAGCAGGTACCGGGAAGACCTGTTCCTGGAAGCATGTGTCAAAGGTTCTCAACCGTTTGTAGTTGACAATACCAACCCATCCAAAGCCGAAAGGGAAAAGTATATTTCGCTTGCTAAACAGCATAAATTCAGGGTAAAAGGCTATTATTTCCGATCTAGTCTCACCGACGCACTGGAGCGGAACAATCAGCGCGCGGGTAAAGCCCTCATACCAAAGATCGGGGTGCTGAACACATACAAAAAACTGGAAATACCCGTGATGGAAGAAGGATTCGATGAGTTACACTACGTCGAATTAGAAGAAAATGGTTTCACAATAAAAACATGGGATCATGAAATTTGATGAACTGGACAGTAAGATGCGTATCTACGAGACCGCGCATGACAGCTGTGTGCTGCCGGGCATGTACATGGTAGCCCGTATTGATGGCAGAGGTTTTACCAAACTGACGAAAGAGGTGCATCCTTTTGACGCGCCTTTTGATATACGCTTCCGCGACTATATGGTTGAAACGGTAAAACACCTCATGAACAGCGGATTCAACGTCGTATATGGCTATACACAAAGTGATGAGATCTCGCTTTTATTTCACCTGCAGGAAGGCGCCTTCGGACGTAAACACCGGAAGTATACTTCTATTCTTGCAGGAGAGGCCAGTGCCAAGTTCTCACTGCAACTGGGTAGTATGGCAGCCTTTGACTGCCGCCTCTGCGAACTGCCTAATCAGCAGCTGGTCGTGGATTATTTCAGGTGGCGGAATGAAGATGCACACAGAAATTCGTTGAATGCACATTGTTACTGGCAATTGCGTAAGGATAATCATACACGCCAGACTGCCACACAGACTATCGAAAAAATGAGTACAGCAGATAAGAATGAACTGCTGTTCCGCTACCATATCAACTTCAATGACCTGCCCTCCTGGCAGAAAAGAGGTATTGGTATATATTGGGCGGACGTGGAAAAGGAAGGTGTTAATCCGAAGACAGGGGAACAGGTAGTTGTGAAAAGAAGGGGCCTGTATGTGAATGAGGAACTACCGATACGCGATGAATATAATGCCTTCGTACAGCAACTGATCCATAGAAGCGAACAGTAATGTAACAGCGCATGCTCCGCCATGAAGACATGCGCTGTTATCCTTTCGCTACTACTTACCTGTAGCTTCACTTCTCTTTTCCCACTGACTTTTTCTGTATGCGGTCATCTCATCTTTAGTGATATAGGCATCACCATTCGCATCGATCGCACTGAATTTCTCTTTCAGATTAAAGCGGCCACTCTCCTGTTTATCGGCTTCTGCTTTACTGATCTTACCATCTTTATCTGTGTCCAGCTTTTGAAAAGGACCTTCATGTTTCACGCCGGGACGCGGCCCATGACCATTTTTCTTACCGAACGCCATCAGCTCTTCTTTAGTGAGATAGCTATCGTTATTGGTATCGATGGCGGTGAATTTCTCTTTCAGGTTAAAGCGGCCCTTGTCCATTTTATCCGCTTCTGCCTTACTGATCTTACCGTCTCCGTCGGTATCTGATTTTTTGAAGAAGTCACCACGTTGACCACCGGGATGATGACCACGTCCATTCTTCCTGCCATACGCCATCAGTTCTTCTTTAGTGAGATAAGCATCTTTGTCAGCATCTATGAGCGCAAACTTATCTTTCAACTGAAAGCGGCCGGTATCCTGTTTAGCAGCTTCTGTTTTGCTGATCTTACCGTCTTTATCTGTATCCAGTTGCTGGAACCAGGCGGTATGCTGACGATGCTGGCTGTGACCATTCTTTTTCCGGTAAGCTTTCAGTTCTTCTTTATCTATGAAAGAATCGCTGTTGGTATCGATCTCACCGAATTTTTCTTTTAACTTCCCTTTCTCCATTTTGTCAGCTTCTGCTTTACTGATCTTACCATCTCCGTCTGTATCTAATTTCTGAAACAGGCCTTCATGCTTTGGTTTGTGTTGTCTGTCAGCCGGCCGTTCCTGCGCATAGGTTTTTACGGTTGTAAAGGCAGTTACCAGTATTGCAGCGGCAAAAAATCTTCTAATCATGACTGTGGGTTTTGGATTTAAAATTTTGTTAAATACTCACATGTAGCGTACATGCTCATTCTCCATATCAGCTATACCTTGTTCGCTATAGTGTTATTCTTTTGAGCCGTTATTACTTCCTAAGTTTAATCTGGAAGAGCAGGCACATCTGATCATGACTGACACATATTGAGACAAGCCAGACCACGTAAATCCAATACAGTAAATAGTCTCAGCAGATCAAGAGAACACTTTTCACCATAAAATGCTTAACAGTATTTAACAGTGGTTAGAAGTAGTTAACAGAAAAAAACGGAGAATTCCTATTTCCGCATTCCTAATTTTACTCATATTGCCGTGTAACTTTCTCTTCTGCAAGGTCCAGCAGGGAGAAATGCTTGCGGATGAGTTCTTCATTAAATTCTTCCTTGTGATTCAGTTTCTTTAGCATCTCCCTTTGCCCGCCGATCAGTTCATTGAATACCGTTCTGTAACGCATGATAGCATTGCGCCTGTTACCATCAGTTGCATGCGTTGCTGCGTAACTCTCCAGAAAGGTATAATCATTTTCCAGGGTAGCACGTAGTTGCCGCAGGAGCTCATTTTCCTCCACATCTATTTTATATTCATTATCGAGCAGTTGTAATGCCGTATAGGAGAGTTTCTTGCGGATCAGTACTTCCTGTTCAACATCGGACATCTTATAGTCGGTTTCTTTCAGTTGCAACTTCCTGATCACCCAGGGAAGCGTTAACCCCTGCAACACCAATGTTACCAGTATTACAACGAAGGTGATGAACAGTATCATGTTACGCTGGGGAAATGGCTGTCCGCCTGCCATTATCGGTATAGACAGGGCTGCGGCCAATGACACCACGCCACGCATGCCCGTCCAGCCGAAGGCGAATGGCATTTTCCATCCGGGGCTGCTGTCGGCAGTCTTAATAAATCTGCTGATGAAAATCGTGAAAACAGATGCGCCCAGTGCACAGAGCACACGCGTAATGATCACTACAACCGAAATGACCACACCGTACCAGATGGCCTGCATCAGTGAACTTTCTTCCAGCTGATTGACAATGACGGGGAGCTCCAGTCCGATCAGCATAAATACGATCCCGTTGAGTACAAAGCCAACGGTTGCCCACACATTAATACCCTGTAAACGGCTCAGGTGACTGAGAATGGACTGTTGCCTGCTGGACATGAAAAGTCCGCCACTCACCACGGCCAGCACACCCGAGAAATGTAATTCTTCCGCAACAATATACATGACATAAGGCGCCACAAACGTCAGTACAGTATCAATACTGGCCGTTGTAGGCATCCAGCGGTGAATAGCATAGAATACCAGTGCGACAGCCAGTCCCGTGGCGATCCCCATGATGATGACCACAAAAAAACTGACGGCGGCCTCCTGAAAAGTAAAGGAGCCAGTCAGTACTGCGACGAGCGCAAACCGGTACACGATCAGGCTGGATGCGTCATTCATCAGACTTTCCCCTTCTATGATGGTGACCAGTCTTTTGGGCACATCGAGCGTTTTCATCACTGTCGTAGCTGATACTGCATCCGGTGGAGAGATAATCCCCCCCAGCAGGAATCCTAACGCAAGGGTAAAACCGGGGATCAGGCTGTGAGACACAACAGCGATCACGGTGGATGTCAGCAGAATAATGATGAAAGCAAAAGAGCCGATCACCCGCCGCCATTTCCAGAAGTCTTTCCAGGAAGTATTCCAGGCCGCATCATATAACAGGGGTGGCAGGAATAACAGGAAGATCATCTCGGGATCTATAGAGGTGTCCGGCAGGCCGGGAATCAGACTCAATGCCAGTCCACCCAGTACCAGCACGATAGGATAAGAGATCTTTAAACGCTGGGCAAGCATTACCAGCAGGAGGATGACCAGTAATAAGCCGATGTACAAAACGAATGTAGAATGCATGAGACTAAATTACGAATTAGGAACCAGGAACAAAGAACAGGAATTGGTTAGCCTTTCGTATTTTGTATTTTGAAGATGGACAGCTCGCCGGTTATTCAACCTTTACAGACAGGTATTAGCCTTTTGCTACCGGCGTTCAGACAACCGGCAGTTGCAGCAGCATAATTCCTCATTCTTAATTCCTAATTCCTGATTACATTTGACTAACAGACGATTATATGGAACATCAAGATATTACTATAAGAACCTCTCTCCGTACCGGCGACCTGGGTTATGTCGCCTACATGCACGGAAGGATCTATAACCAGGAGCTGGGTTATGGCTTTAATTTCGAGCGCTATGTGCTGGAAGGATTACTGGAGTTTTCACGCCAGTATGATCCACAGAACGACCGGGTATGGATCTGTGAGTATAAGGACCGGATTGTTGGCTTTTTAATGGCCCTTAGCCGGAGTAAAACTGTGCAGCTAAGGTATTTTATCATAGAGCCCGATTTTCGTGGATATGGGCTCGGAAAACAGCTGATGGACAGGTTCATGGCATTCATGGACGAACAACAGTTTGACCACGCCTATCTCTGGACAACCCATCAGCAGGATACGGCGGTATCACTCTACCTGCGCCACGGCTTTGTACTGACCGAAGAGAAGGACAGTAACGCGTTCGATACGCCGCTAACGGAGAAAAGGTATGACCTGTTCAGGACCCCTAATCCGTTGCTGCAACCCTTTGACACGCCTTACGGACTTCCTCCCTTTGATAGTATTGTACCTGCCCGTTACCTGCCAGCGTTTGAAGCTGCCATGGAGGAACACCGTAAGAACATCGCACAGATCACCAGTCTGCAAACACCTCCCTCCTTTGCAGATACCATGGAAGCGTTTGAAAAGAGTGGTAAACTACTCCGCACGGTCAGTGCTGTATTTGGCAACCTGACATCTGCCAATACCTCTCCCGAACTGGAGAACATCTCCCGTCAGCTGGCCCCGATGCTGGCTAAACACGGAGACGACATCTATCTCGATGCAACCCTTTTCAGCAGGATCAGGGCATTATATGAAAGACAGGATGCACTGGAACTAACCGGTGAACAGGCCAGACTGCTCGAAAAAACATACAAGGACTTTGTACGCAGTGGCGCTAACCTGTCGGCA
The DNA window shown above is from Chitinophaga agri and carries:
- a CDS encoding protein phosphatase 2C domain-containing protein, which codes for MKIYTTLQRGRYHPINCEDYLFYDNINPHTFVAAVMDGSTMGRDSHLISTLTGKLLRKIVKAKSYADLRSLVNVSAEEHLADIARQLFQELNIIRNQVQLERYELMTTLILLVYDQKIDKAVLLIVGDGAICINGNISIFDQDNKPDYIGYHLAEHFDSWYQRQYRLTFQHIRDISISTDGVASFTPIKPVVAELDPIRFLLVDQEKSETDEMLNMKCKALEHQFNMRATDDVAIVRFIR
- a CDS encoding tRNA(His) guanylyltransferase Thg1 family protein: MKFDELDSKMRIYETAHDSCVLPGMYMVARIDGRGFTKLTKEVHPFDAPFDIRFRDYMVETVKHLMNSGFNVVYGYTQSDEISLLFHLQEGAFGRKHRKYTSILAGEASAKFSLQLGSMAAFDCRLCELPNQQLVVDYFRWRNEDAHRNSLNAHCYWQLRKDNHTRQTATQTIEKMSTADKNELLFRYHINFNDLPSWQKRGIGIYWADVEKEGVNPKTGEQVVVKRRGLYVNEELPIRDEYNAFVQQLIHRSEQ
- a CDS encoding GNAT family N-acetyltransferase, translated to MNGAIYVRHVSVKDATQVSALSAELGYPTSVKDTITYIQAIDKSICDVAYVAVNGETVLGWIHVLYTIRLESGPFCEIGGLVVSRNAHGKGIGRLLVEKAKKWSAERNIEKLRVRSNVIRDGAHAFYLKTGFVEYKQQKVFEYTIETAVEERVEKAMEKNPELGMGS
- a CDS encoding Na+/H+ antiporter encodes the protein MHSTFVLYIGLLLVILLLVMLAQRLKISYPIVLVLGGLALSLIPGLPDTSIDPEMIFLLFLPPLLYDAAWNTSWKDFWKWRRVIGSFAFIIILLTSTVIAVVSHSLIPGFTLALGFLLGGIISPPDAVSATTVMKTLDVPKRLVTIIEGESLMNDASSLIVYRFALVAVLTGSFTFQEAAVSFFVVIIMGIATGLAVALVFYAIHRWMPTTASIDTVLTFVAPYVMYIVAEELHFSGVLAVVSGGLFMSSRQQSILSHLSRLQGINVWATVGFVLNGIVFMLIGLELPVIVNQLEESSLMQAIWYGVVISVVVIITRVLCALGASVFTIFISRFIKTADSSPGWKMPFAFGWTGMRGVVSLAAALSIPIMAGGQPFPQRNMILFITFVVILVTLVLQGLTLPWVIRKLQLKETDYKMSDVEQEVLIRKKLSYTALQLLDNEYKIDVEENELLRQLRATLENDYTFLESYAATHATDGNRRNAIMRYRTVFNELIGGQREMLKKLNHKEEFNEELIRKHFSLLDLAEEKVTRQYE
- a CDS encoding EF-hand domain-containing protein, producing MIRRFFAAAILVTAFTTVKTYAQERPADRQHKPKHEGLFQKLDTDGDGKISKAEADKMEKGKLKEKFGEIDTNSDSFIDKEELKAYRKKNGHSQHRQHTAWFQQLDTDKDGKISKTEAAKQDTGRFQLKDKFALIDADKDAYLTKEELMAYGRKNGRGHHPGGQRGDFFKKSDTDGDGKISKAEADKMDKGRFNLKEKFTAIDTNNDSYLTKEELMAFGKKNGHGPRPGVKHEGPFQKLDTDKDGKISKAEADKQESGRFNLKEKFSAIDANGDAYITKDEMTAYRKSQWEKRSEATGK
- a CDS encoding alpha-L-rhamnosidase-related protein codes for the protein MLMKFSSGILLFTLSFLYSSAQQTPSPSSLRVDLLLHADRVYDQGLLTDLSLEQARLSGGKLQFCQVNSRFPVFSWVISAKYQSACQVLVASRPQLLTNDVADIWNSGRIESDRNIGLTYRGTPLQPATVYYWKTRYWDNTGKASAYSDIRSFCTGAQLEDAALPSFVLRKTHQVPTFVKQVDTSTLYDFGKDGFGQIKLSVNAPHTNDTLIIHLGEALTPDGHINRTPPGTVRYRMIKLPLRQGLHSYQPAIPSDKRNTEKNAILMPADIGEVLPFRYAEITTAKDRYTTDSVSRYLVTSDFDEEASTFTCSDSSLNTLWDLCKYTVKATSFTGYYVDGDRERIPYEADALINQLSHYATDAEFVMNKRTLDYLIYHPTWPTEWSLQNVLIAWYDYLYSGDLQLVRKLYPALKAKLLSDLAREDGLISTRTGKQTPQFLAAIHYTPFNANPHLKDIVDWPPPGFGGPAVAGETDGFVFSDYNAVVNAYYYAALEAMAKLAKALGHVTEANYYSIEAARVHKAFQYAFFDAQTNLVRDGELIPHSSLHANFFALAFGLVPKEKVAPVLAFIHSRGMACSVYGAQFLLDGLSSCDDAVYAQQLLTSTEKRSWLNMLREGATMTMEAWGQSYKPNQDWNHAWGTAPANYIVRHLAGIQPLTAGYATVLIRPQPGAVAQVSMKQRTIRGDIEVRFENQTGHFILQLTLPGNTNGRVCLPFNSADAQVKMDGKIIKAVYKEGYYQIDNVSAGQHLFDVHTNPQ
- a CDS encoding RrF2 family transcriptional regulator, translating into MFSKTCEYAIRAMIFIAQKSKDGSKIGIKEIAKGIDSPEYFIAKILQELGRKGVVQSLKGPTGGFYLDNSARKTSLATIVKAVDGDSIFSGCGLGLKQCSDKYPCPLHHEFTKIRKDITNVLNKTRVGDLQEELDQRLTFLRRD
- a CDS encoding DUF542 domain-containing protein, producing MNTTHTPEVTGGLTVGAIAAGDYRKAAIFGKYNIDFCCGGNITLEEAATQAGITTADLIAELDAVTQSSALPAEKDFINQEVDTLIRHIVLTHGE
- a CDS encoding AAA family ATPase: MEAIIFCGIQATGKTGFYVAHFLQTHVRISLDLLKSRYREDLFLEACVKGSQPFVVDNTNPSKAEREKYISLAKQHKFRVKGYYFRSSLTDALERNNQRAGKALIPKIGVLNTYKKLEIPVMEEGFDELHYVELEENGFTIKTWDHEI
- a CDS encoding DinB family protein, producing the protein MATITILRQLFNRDLIKLKSEISLYQQETAIWKTDANIANSAGNLCLHLVGNLNTYIGAQLGMSGYIRDREAEFSVKDVPRSELLQKIADTITIVDHTLAGLTATQLEEEYPIVVFDGKTTTGYMLMHLATHLAYHLGQINYHRRLLDTGK
- a CDS encoding helix-turn-helix domain-containing protein, producing MQIREYIPVITLRPFIRSFLIIESEYEVRNDVLPDTSLVMAFRLKGAVNASDDGVLAPAVLGGLRKTARSLYYAGNTANLLVVFRSAGAAAFFRMPMHELFGASVSLDHFIGRQALADIREQLMEAADRATQVDLMQQFLLRLWRQSQPDMLVQTAIQRITAHDGHLRIKELLDGLHISQDAFEKRFRKITGASPKQFSSIVRLRSVITKADDTTLTEVAYNAGYFDQSHFIKDFRAFTGKTPRAFYRSSLFW